In a single window of the Mustelus asterias chromosome 3, sMusAst1.hap1.1, whole genome shotgun sequence genome:
- the zic1 gene encoding zinc finger protein ZIC 1 codes for MLLDAGPQYPTLGVTTFGTSRHHSTGDVNDREVGLGINPFADGMGAFKISPSTHDLASGQTAFTSQAPGYAAALGHHPSHVSSYSSAAFNSTRDFLFRNRGFGEAAAAASAGHSLFASAAAAGSFAGPHGHTDAAGHLLFPGLHEQATTHASPNAHVMNGQMRLGFSGDMYGRADQYSQVTSPRSDHYASTQLHSYGPMNMNMAAHHGAGAFFRYMRQPIKQELICKWVEPEQLTNPKKSCNKTFSTMHELVTHVTVEHVGGPEQSNHICFWEECSREGKPFKAKYKLVNHIRVHTGEKPFPCPFPGCGKVFARSENLKIHKRTHTGEKPFKCEFEGCDRRFANSSDRKKHMHVHTSDKPYLCKMCDKSYTHPSSLRKHMKVHEASSQGSQPSPAASSGYESSTPPTIVSPTTENQTNSSMSPTSSAVHHTSNHSTLSSNFNEWYV; via the exons ATGCTTCTGGACGCTGGACCTCAGTACCCTACTCTTGGAGTGACTACCTTCGGAACATCCCGACATCACTCAACAGGCGATGTCAACGACCGGGAAGTGGGGCTGGGGATCAATCCTTTCGCCGACGGGATGGGTGCTTTTAAAATCAGCCCCAGCACCCACGATCTCGCTTCGGGTCAAACTGCCTTCACGTCGCAGGCTCCAGGCTACGCCGCCGCTCTCGGTCACCATCCCAGCCATGTGAGTTCGTACAGCAGCGCAGCGTTCAACTCGACCCGGGACTTTCTGTTTCGCAATCGGGGCTTTGGGGAGGCGGCGGCGGCTGCCAGCGCCGGCCACAGCCTGTTCGCCTCGGCGGCGGCTGCGGGCAGTTTTGCGGGACCCCATGGACACACTGACGCTGCGGGGCACCTACTCTTCCCGGGTCTACACGAGCAGGCGACGACCCACGCTTCTCCCAATGCACATGTAATGAACGGCCAAATGCGCTTAGGCTTTTCCGGGGACatgtatggcagagcagaccaATACAGCCAGGTCACTAGTCCCAGATCGGACCACTACGCCTCGACCCAGCTACACAGCTATGGCCCCATGAACATGAACATGGCGGCCCACCATGGGGCCGGGGCCTTCTTTCGTTACATGAGGCAGCCCATTAAACAAGAACTCATATGTAAATGGGTAGAGCCCGAACAGTTGACGAATCCTAAAAAATCCTGCAACAAAACTTTTAGTACGATGCACGAACTGGTTACTCACGTAACAGTGGAACACGTTGGGGGACCAGAGCAGTCGAATCATATCTGTTTCTGGGAAGAGTGTTCAAGAGAGGGGAAGCCGTTCAAAGCCAAATATAAACTTGTGAATCATATCAGAGTCCACACTGGTGAGAAACCATTCCCCTGTCCATTCCCTGGCTGTGGCAAAGTCTTTGCCAGATCAGAAAACCTCAAGATCCACAAAAGAACTCACACAG GCGAGAAACCATTCAAGTGTGAGTTTGAAGGTTGCGACAGGCGATTTGCTAACAGTAGCGATCGGAAGAAGCACATGCACGTGCACACTTCTGACAAGCCGTACCTCTGCAAAATGTGTGACAAGTCCTACACTCATCCCAGCTCTCTACGAAAACACATGaag GTCCACGAAGCATCCTCTCAAGGGTCACAGCCTTCTCCTGCGGCAAGTTCTGGCTACGAGTCCTCAACACCCCCCACCATCGTGTCGCCGACAACAGAAAACCAGACCAACAGTTCAATGTCCCCAACATCGTCTGCAGTCCACCACACATCCAACCACAGCACGCTTTCATCGAACTTTAACGAATGGTACGTTTAA